A section of the Oryzias latipes chromosome 8, ASM223467v1 genome encodes:
- the LOC101165557 gene encoding trinucleotide repeat-containing gene 6C protein isoform X1, which translates to MVGSHLSTELPPQSGQRSQYDNPLWGHLAANNSTTNAASSTSLSGWDHQIIEQKDTESWPSVALSQSKVASGGCPLETDPGPLTSSSSRTSSSCSTVSMATGANSQTGHFSANHLSSKATSGSAPANHAGTSLLSNQSATNRNWGSGPGPSHCPIGNDLKGDSPVGGGSRGWGSSSSSSCTSFNLNLNPNANPSAWPLLGHDGGGTGGSSLGGTNTISPPQPTSNLCNQPGPLSVQTNTCSAPNTTSKSCGTGSVWGSVMTSDASEPQSTSSANVSFSSEPQNLKTDGPNHNNKQEPPNPVQNLPGWGSAPIGMGSMGQPGGLQVNGEDGNTVWGNSGNSKQTSSKEGSGWDSSWGRGVSGTGTSGGWTEKSDGDWGKQHSEETQSGWDAPSSPPQDSQASPWSRAMSTAGASEGSSDSMEGLPQQRDCTARENPVPLLPAQDLDPRVLCNTGWGQTPVRQHTTWDMDDAKQKNDPGTEPWGCGPATPTNAQGPSKANTAPIQRADHGSDVPGSQGASGWGGSIAATPKPSSGWGEPPNNIKHPIGPGGWGNPSTGEPSTSMPRNNSQSWGDEKSTGWDESRSKSTSQGWGEQPKVSHTWSNSGGSNNKGDWGEQEESKKGPTNPEWENQRSWGMSTSGSGVSGGGTMGGTGGSGGWGDTAPQRPSSAPQGWGNKPQEGPSGNTGGGTMGSWSSSCTVKHGSGWGAKKPEASAKPTGWEEPSPPSIRRKMEIDDGTSAWGDPGAYNKTVNLWDRNNPGMSQAKATTGGSNSPSSINKSPHTHNHPYHVLPAPLQNHSQNPQNSGPTNGAVDSPVQNQSGPSHSRGPLVAQGWGELAGPHAKSESSWGEHAPSPVSVDNGTSAWGRPTGNSGGWGEGNSDNFTRSNPTMTSASCKPAPKPMQDGWGGGGGEELSLSGGQWDAEEGDMWDSTASQESNSSCNSWGNVSKKAPSKPKVPGKQEEAWIMNRLIKQLTDMGFSRDPAEEALKSNNMNLDQAMSALLEKKTELDKRGLGLGGPDYNNGLMSKPMSCPRPPLLSKDPSADPRVPFMDKMQSGVFGSGGATQARAMPQPHPPPQPPVPPLSSSQPSLRAQVPPFLSPQVQAQLLQFAAKNIGLNPALLTSPINPHHMTLLNQLYQLQLAYQRLQIQQQMLQAQRNVSGPIRQQEQQVARTISNMQQQIQQHQRQLAQALLMKQQQQQPPPSHPGLHPGGAKSLLDPFPGHSQTPGLPDLQTKEPQSSPNAYSPYALSGLNPNMNVNVDMGSLSLKEPPQPQSRLSQWTHPNSMESLSGNSSPLEPNLGKHGAGLGAPGKPPQLDDSYSPYNLIPSSESPTSPLVPPDSWGQAKSSNDKMANGTNINWPPEFCPGVPWKGLQNIDPETDPNVTPGSVPSGPTINTNIQDVNRYLLRDRSGGSSPSSSQSEALPPSTDWPVSGFTSSFSLSSPEMDDTGKLSEMKSTWSPGPISHSQPSLSHELWKVPQGPRSGTAAPSRPPPGLTNTKPSSTWGGNSLGLAQGWSNSYTAAGTTWSTDSSTRASSWLVLRNLTPQIDGSTLRTLCMQHGPLITFHLNLTQGNAVVRYSSKDESAKAQKSLHMCVLGNTTILAEFAGEEEVNRFFAQGQSLGGTTSWQASPGTNQSRMGGAGAHHPIGQSPHWNSNSNGSSSSSSSSSLAAGATKSSGELLWGGVQQYSSLWGPPSGEEGRVMGSPTPINTLLPGDLLSGESM; encoded by the exons ATGGTGGGAAGTCACCTCTCCACAG AACTGCCCCCACAAAGTGGCCAGAGATCCCAGTATGATAATCCCCTCTGGGGACACCTGGCAGCCAACAACAGTACCACAAATGCTGCATCTTCCACGAGTCTAAGTGGCTGGGATCACCAGATCATTGAGCAGAAGGACACTGAATCTTGGCCTTCTGTAGCCCTCAGCCAGAGCAAGGTCGCTTCGGGAGGATGCCCTTTGGAAACTGACCCTGGTCCCTTGACCAGCAGTAGCAGCCGCACTAGCAGTAGTTGTAGTACAGTGAGTATGGCCACAGGAGCCAATAGTCAGACTGGTCACTTCTCCGCCAATCACCTTAGCAGCAAAGCCACCAGTGGGTCCGCCCCTGCCAATCATGCTGGAACTAGTCTCCTATCTAACCAGTCTGCTACCAATCGTAATTGGGGTTCTGGGCCTGGACCCTCCCATTGCCCCATTGGAAATGACCTCAAAGGTGACAGCCCTGTGGGAGGAGGCAGCAGGGGCTGGGGTTCCTCTTCGTCATCCTCCTGCACCAGTTTTAACTTGAACCTAAACCCTAATGCCAACCCATCTGCCTGGCCCTTGTTGGGGCATGATGGTGGTGGCACTGGAGGAAGCAGCTTAGGGGGAACTAACACTATATCACCTCCTCAACCTACATCCAACCTCTGTAATCAACCTGGCCCCCTGTCAGTTCAAACCAACACTTGCTCTGCACCCAACACTACCAGCAAGTCTTGCGGGACTGGCAGTGTGTGGGGTTCTGTAATGACTTCCGATGCATCGGAGCCACAGTCCACCTCATCAGCAAATGTGTCTTTCAGTTCAGAACCTCAAAACCTTAAAACTGATGGACCAAATCACAACAATAAGCaagaacctccaaacccagTACAAAATTTGCCAGGCTGGGGTAGCGCACCCATAGGCATGGGCTCTATGGGTCAACCTGGAGGTTTGCAAGTCAATGGAGAAGATGGTAACACTGTATGGGGTAACAGTGGTAACTCAAAGCAAACATCATCAAAGGAGGGATCTGGCTGGGATTCTTCATGGGGTCGTGGAGTAAGTGGAACAGGAACTTCTGGAGGCTGGACTGAAAAATCCGATGGAGACTGGGGAAAGCAGCACTCTGAAGAGACCCAAAGTGGGTGGGATGCACCAAGCTCTCCTCCCCAGGATTCTCAGGCTAGTCCTTGGAGCAGAGCAATGAGCACAGCTGGGGCCAGTGAAGGTAGCAGTGACAGTATGGAGGGGCTTCCTCAGCAAAGAGATTGCACAGCCAGAGAAAATCCAGTTCCTTTGTTGCCTGCCCAGGACCTGGACCCTAGGGTGCTGTGTAACACTGGTTGGGGACAGACCCCTGTTCGCCAGCACACCACCTGGGACATGGATGAtgccaaacagaaaaatgatccTGGCACTGAACCATGGGGCTGTGGCCCAGCCACTCCAACCAATGCACAGGGACCTTCAAAAGCTAACACAGCCCCTATTCAGAGGGCTGACCATGGAAGCGATGTGCCTGGTTCTCAGGGAGCTTCTGGCTGGGGTGGAAGCATTGCTGCTACCCCCAAACCCAGCTCTGGTTGGGGAGAGCCACCCAACAACATAAAGCACCCCATAGGCCCTGGTGGCTGGGGTAACCCTTCAACAGGAGAACCTAGCACCAGCATGCCCAGGAACAATAGTCAGTCTTGGGGAGATGAGAAGTCTACAGGGTGGGATGAATCTCGCAGCAAATCAACTTCCCAGGGCTGGGGAGAGCAACCCAAAGTTTCCCACACCTGGAGTAACAGTGGAGGGAGCAATAACAAAGGGGATTGGGGAGAACAAGAGGAGAGCAAAAAAGGTCCCACTAACCCAGAGTGGGAAAACCAGCGAAGCTGGGGAATGTCTACTTCAGGATCTGGGGTTTCTGGAGGAGGAACCATGGGGGGAACAGGAGGAAGTGGTGGTTGGGGTGACACAGCACCTCAACGTCCTAGTAGTGCACCTCAAGGTTGGGGTAACAAGCCTCAGGAAGGGCCCTCTGGCAATACTGGAGGGGGAACCATGGGTTCTTGGAGTAGTTCTTGTACAGTGAAGCATGGTTCTGGCTGGGGTGCTAAAAAGCCAGAGGCGTCAGCTAAACCTACTGGCTGGGAAGAACCCTCGCCACCTTCAATCCGGCGCAAGATGGAGATAGACGATGGAACGTCAGCTTGGGGGGACCCAGGTGCCTACAATAAGACTGTCAACCTTTGGGATAGGAACAATCCAGGAATGTCCCAAGCTAAAGCTACAACAGGAGGCAGCAATTCCCCAAGTTCCATCAACAAGTCCCcccatactcacaatcatcctTATCACGTTCTGCCTGCACCTTTACAGAACCACAGCCAAAACCCTCAAAACTCAGGCCCCACCAATGGGGCTGTAGATTCTCCAGTGCAAAACCAATCTGGACCGTCTCACAGCAGGGGTCCCCTGGTTGCTCAAG GTTGGGGAGAGCTTGCAGGTCCTCACGCAAAGTCAGAGAGCTCTTGGGGGGAGCATGCACCCTCCCCTGTCAGTGTGGATAATGGCACGTCTGCTTGGGGCAGACCTACTGGGAACTCTGGAGGCTGGGGAGAGGGCAACTCGGACAACTTCACCAGGAGCAACCCAACAATGACATCTGCATCTTGCAAACCTG CCCCTAAACCTATGCAAGATGgatggggaggaggaggaggggaagaGCTTAGTCTGTCAGGTGGTCAGTGGGATGCAGAGGAGGGAGACATGTGGGACAGCACCGCCTCCCAAGAGAGCAATTCTTCTTGTAACTCTTGGGGCAACGTGTCCAAAAAAGCTCCATCGAAG CCAAAAGTCCCAGGAAAACAGGAAGAGGCATGGATTATGAACCGACTCATCAAACAGCTGACAGATATGGGCTTTTCT AGGGATCCAGCAGAGGAGGCTTTGAAGAGCAACAACATGAACTTGGATCAGGCCATGAGCGCCCTGCTGGAGAAGAAGACTGAGCTGGACAAGCGTGGCCTGGGCTTAGGTGGGCCAGACTACAATAACGGCCTCATGAGCAAGCCCATGAGCTGCCCTCGGCCTCCACTTCTTTCTAAAGACCCCTCTGCAGACCCCCGTGTTCCTTTCATGGATAAG ATGCAAAGTGGAGTATTTGGCAGTGGTGGAGCAACACAAGCCCGGGCCATGCCGCAGCCGCATCCACCTCCTCAGCCACCAGTGCCGCCTCTCAGCTCCTCTCAGCCTAGTCTCCGTGCTCAAGTGCCTCCGTTTCTCTCCcctcag GTTCAAGCACAGCTCTTACAGTTTGCAGCAAAAAACATAGGTCTGAATCCTGCACTTTTAACGTCACCTATAAACCCTCACCACATGACCCTTCTCAATCAACTTTACCAGCTGCAACTG GCCTACCAGCGTTTACAAATTCAACAGCAGATGTTGCAGGCACAGCGCAATGTTTCTGGCCCCATCCGACAACAAGAGCAGCAA GTTGCACGAACAATCAGTAACATGCAGCAACAGATCCAACAGCACCAGCGTCAGCTGGCACAAGCGCTGCTGATgaaacaacagcaacagcagccgCCTCCTTCCCATCCGGGCCTGCACCCCGGAGGAGCCAAATCCCTCCTGGATCCGTTTCCTGGTCATTCCCAGACTCCAGGCCTCCCTGACCTGCAGACCAAAGAGCCACAGTCCTCTCCCAACGCGTACAGCCCCTACGCTCTCT CTGGATTGAATCCAAACATGAATGTAAATGTGGACATGGGAAGTCTGTCTTTAAAGGAACCCCCACAACCACAGTCACGCCTGTCTCAATGGACGCATCCCAACTCCATGGAAAGTCTCTCTGGAAACTCCTCTCCTCTAGAGCCAAACTTGGGAAAACACG GTGCCGGTCTGGGCGCCCCTGGGAAGCCCCCCCAACTGGATGACTCGTACAGCCCCTACAACCTGATCCCCAGCTCTGAGTCTCCCACCAGCCCCCTCGTCCCCCCAGACAGCTGGGGACAGGCCAAGAGCAGCAACGACAAGATGGCCAACGGGACAAATATCAATTGGCCGCCTG AGTTTTGCCCTGGTGTACCCTGGAAGGGCCTCCAGAATATCGACCCCGAGACCGACCCGAATGTGACTCCGGGCAGCGTTCCGAGCGGACCCACCATAAACACCAACATCCAGGATGTGAACCGCTACCTGCTCCGCGACAGAAGTGGAG GCTCCTCCCCTTCCTCATCTCAGAGCGAGGCTCTGCCTCCGTCCACTGATTGGCCAGTCAGTGGCTTCACTAGCTCTTTCAGTCTTTCGTCCCCGGAAATGGACGACACAG GTAAACTCTCAGAGATGAAATCTACCTGGTCTCCAGGCCCCATTTCCCACAGCCAGCCGTCTCTGTCCCACGAGCTGTGGAAGGTCCCCCAAGGCCCCCGAAGCGGCACCGCAGCCCCTTCCCGGCCCCCGCCTGGCCTCACGAACACAAAGCCTTCTTCTACCTGGGGGGGGAACTCTCTGGGTCTGGCTCAAGGCTGGAGCAACTCCTACACTGCAG CAGGCACCACGTGGAGCACGGACAGCTCCACCAGGGCCAGCAGCTGGCTGGTTCTGAGGAACCTCACTCCACAG ATCGATGGTTCGACCCTGCGGACACTGTGCATGCAGCACGGGCCCCTCATCACATTCCACCTCAACCTCACACAGGGAAACGCTGTGGTCCGCTACAGCTCCAAGGATGAATCAGCAAAGGCTCAGAAGTCCTTGCACAT GTGTGTGCTCGGGAACACCACCATCCTCGCAGAGTTTGCtggggaggaggaggtgaaCCGCTTCTTTGCACAAGGCCAGTCACTTGGCGGAACGACCAGCTGGCAGGCATCTCCAGGAACCAATCAGAGCAGGATGGGTGGGGCCGGGGCCCACCATCCCATTGGTCAGTCCCCCCACtggaacagcaacagcaacggctccagcagcagcagcagtagcagcagcctCGCAGCAGGTGCAACTAAATCCAGCGGAGAGTTGCTTTGGGGCGGAGTTCAGCAGTATTCCAGCCTGTGGGGACCCCCCAGCGGAGAGGAAGGCCGAGTCATGGGGAGCCCCACTCCAATCAACACACTGCTTCCTGGTGACCTGCTGAGCGGAGAATCCATGTAG
- the LOC101165557 gene encoding trinucleotide repeat-containing gene 6C protein isoform X3 has translation MVGSHLSTELPPQSGQRSQYDNPLWGHLAANNSTTNAASSTSLSGWDHQIIEQKDTESWPSVALSQSKVASGGCPLETDPGPLTSSSSRTSSSCSTVSMATGANSQTGHFSANHLSSKATSGSAPANHAGTSLLSNQSATNRNWGSGPGPSHCPIGNDLKGDSPVGGGSRGWGSSSSSSCTSFNLNLNPNANPSAWPLLGHDGGGTGGSSLGGTNTISPPQPTSNLCNQPGPLSVQTNTCSAPNTTSKSCGTGSVWGSVMTSDASEPQSTSSANVSFSSEPQNLKTDGPNHNNKQEPPNPVQNLPGWGSAPIGMGSMGQPGGLQVNGEDGNTVWGNSGNSKQTSSKEGSGWDSSWGRGVSGTGTSGGWTEKSDGDWGKQHSEETQSGWDAPSSPPQDSQASPWSRAMSTAGASEGSSDSMEGLPQQRDCTARENPVPLLPAQDLDPRVLCNTGWGQTPVRQHTTWDMDDAKQKNDPGTEPWGCGPATPTNAQGPSKANTAPIQRADHGSDVPGSQGASGWGGSIAATPKPSSGWGEPPNNIKHPIGPGGWGNPSTGEPSTSMPRNNSQSWGDEKSTGWDESRSKSTSQGWGEQPKVSHTWSNSGGSNNKGDWGEQEESKKGPTNPEWENQRSWGMSTSGSGVSGGGTMGGTGGSGGWGDTAPQRPSSAPQGWGNKPQEGPSGNTGGGTMGSWSSSCTVKHGSGWGAKKPEASAKPTGWEEPSPPSIRRKMEIDDGTSAWGDPGAYNKTVNLWDRNNPGMSQAKATTGGSNSPSSINKSPHTHNHPYHVLPAPLQNHSQNPQNSGPTNGAVDSPVQNQSGPSHSRGPLVAQGWGELAGPHAKSESSWGEHAPSPVSVDNGTSAWGRPTGNSGGWGEGNSDNFTRSNPTMTSASCKPAPKPMQDGWGGGGGEELSLSGGQWDAEEGDMWDSTASQESNSSCNSWGNVSKKAPSKPKVPGKQEEAWIMNRLIKQLTDMGFSRDPAEEALKSNNMNLDQAMSALLEKKTELDKRGLGLGGPDYNNGLMSKPMSCPRPPLLSKDPSADPRVPFMDKMQSGVFGSGGATQARAMPQPHPPPQPPVPPLSSSQPSLRAQVPPFLSPQVQAQLLQFAAKNIGLNPALLTSPINPHHMTLLNQLYQLQLAYQRLQIQQQMLQAQRNVSGPIRQQEQQVARTISNMQQQIQQHQRQLAQALLMKQQQQQPPPSHPGLHPGGAKSLLDPFPGHSQTPGLPDLQTKEPQSSPNAYSPYALSGLNPNMNVNVDMGSLSLKEPPQPQSRLSQWTHPNSMESLSGNSSPLEPNLGKHGAGLGAPGKPPQLDDSYSPYNLIPSSESPTSPLVPPDSWGQAKSSNDKMANGTNINWPPEFCPGVPWKGLQNIDPETDPNVTPGSVPSGPTINTNIQDVNRYLLRDRSGGKLSEMKSTWSPGPISHSQPSLSHELWKVPQGPRSGTAAPSRPPPGLTNTKPSSTWGGNSLGLAQGWSNSYTAAGTTWSTDSSTRASSWLVLRNLTPQIDGSTLRTLCMQHGPLITFHLNLTQGNAVVRYSSKDESAKAQKSLHMCVLGNTTILAEFAGEEEVNRFFAQGQSLGGTTSWQASPGTNQSRMGGAGAHHPIGQSPHWNSNSNGSSSSSSSSSLAAGATKSSGELLWGGVQQYSSLWGPPSGEEGRVMGSPTPINTLLPGDLLSGESM, from the exons ATGGTGGGAAGTCACCTCTCCACAG AACTGCCCCCACAAAGTGGCCAGAGATCCCAGTATGATAATCCCCTCTGGGGACACCTGGCAGCCAACAACAGTACCACAAATGCTGCATCTTCCACGAGTCTAAGTGGCTGGGATCACCAGATCATTGAGCAGAAGGACACTGAATCTTGGCCTTCTGTAGCCCTCAGCCAGAGCAAGGTCGCTTCGGGAGGATGCCCTTTGGAAACTGACCCTGGTCCCTTGACCAGCAGTAGCAGCCGCACTAGCAGTAGTTGTAGTACAGTGAGTATGGCCACAGGAGCCAATAGTCAGACTGGTCACTTCTCCGCCAATCACCTTAGCAGCAAAGCCACCAGTGGGTCCGCCCCTGCCAATCATGCTGGAACTAGTCTCCTATCTAACCAGTCTGCTACCAATCGTAATTGGGGTTCTGGGCCTGGACCCTCCCATTGCCCCATTGGAAATGACCTCAAAGGTGACAGCCCTGTGGGAGGAGGCAGCAGGGGCTGGGGTTCCTCTTCGTCATCCTCCTGCACCAGTTTTAACTTGAACCTAAACCCTAATGCCAACCCATCTGCCTGGCCCTTGTTGGGGCATGATGGTGGTGGCACTGGAGGAAGCAGCTTAGGGGGAACTAACACTATATCACCTCCTCAACCTACATCCAACCTCTGTAATCAACCTGGCCCCCTGTCAGTTCAAACCAACACTTGCTCTGCACCCAACACTACCAGCAAGTCTTGCGGGACTGGCAGTGTGTGGGGTTCTGTAATGACTTCCGATGCATCGGAGCCACAGTCCACCTCATCAGCAAATGTGTCTTTCAGTTCAGAACCTCAAAACCTTAAAACTGATGGACCAAATCACAACAATAAGCaagaacctccaaacccagTACAAAATTTGCCAGGCTGGGGTAGCGCACCCATAGGCATGGGCTCTATGGGTCAACCTGGAGGTTTGCAAGTCAATGGAGAAGATGGTAACACTGTATGGGGTAACAGTGGTAACTCAAAGCAAACATCATCAAAGGAGGGATCTGGCTGGGATTCTTCATGGGGTCGTGGAGTAAGTGGAACAGGAACTTCTGGAGGCTGGACTGAAAAATCCGATGGAGACTGGGGAAAGCAGCACTCTGAAGAGACCCAAAGTGGGTGGGATGCACCAAGCTCTCCTCCCCAGGATTCTCAGGCTAGTCCTTGGAGCAGAGCAATGAGCACAGCTGGGGCCAGTGAAGGTAGCAGTGACAGTATGGAGGGGCTTCCTCAGCAAAGAGATTGCACAGCCAGAGAAAATCCAGTTCCTTTGTTGCCTGCCCAGGACCTGGACCCTAGGGTGCTGTGTAACACTGGTTGGGGACAGACCCCTGTTCGCCAGCACACCACCTGGGACATGGATGAtgccaaacagaaaaatgatccTGGCACTGAACCATGGGGCTGTGGCCCAGCCACTCCAACCAATGCACAGGGACCTTCAAAAGCTAACACAGCCCCTATTCAGAGGGCTGACCATGGAAGCGATGTGCCTGGTTCTCAGGGAGCTTCTGGCTGGGGTGGAAGCATTGCTGCTACCCCCAAACCCAGCTCTGGTTGGGGAGAGCCACCCAACAACATAAAGCACCCCATAGGCCCTGGTGGCTGGGGTAACCCTTCAACAGGAGAACCTAGCACCAGCATGCCCAGGAACAATAGTCAGTCTTGGGGAGATGAGAAGTCTACAGGGTGGGATGAATCTCGCAGCAAATCAACTTCCCAGGGCTGGGGAGAGCAACCCAAAGTTTCCCACACCTGGAGTAACAGTGGAGGGAGCAATAACAAAGGGGATTGGGGAGAACAAGAGGAGAGCAAAAAAGGTCCCACTAACCCAGAGTGGGAAAACCAGCGAAGCTGGGGAATGTCTACTTCAGGATCTGGGGTTTCTGGAGGAGGAACCATGGGGGGAACAGGAGGAAGTGGTGGTTGGGGTGACACAGCACCTCAACGTCCTAGTAGTGCACCTCAAGGTTGGGGTAACAAGCCTCAGGAAGGGCCCTCTGGCAATACTGGAGGGGGAACCATGGGTTCTTGGAGTAGTTCTTGTACAGTGAAGCATGGTTCTGGCTGGGGTGCTAAAAAGCCAGAGGCGTCAGCTAAACCTACTGGCTGGGAAGAACCCTCGCCACCTTCAATCCGGCGCAAGATGGAGATAGACGATGGAACGTCAGCTTGGGGGGACCCAGGTGCCTACAATAAGACTGTCAACCTTTGGGATAGGAACAATCCAGGAATGTCCCAAGCTAAAGCTACAACAGGAGGCAGCAATTCCCCAAGTTCCATCAACAAGTCCCcccatactcacaatcatcctTATCACGTTCTGCCTGCACCTTTACAGAACCACAGCCAAAACCCTCAAAACTCAGGCCCCACCAATGGGGCTGTAGATTCTCCAGTGCAAAACCAATCTGGACCGTCTCACAGCAGGGGTCCCCTGGTTGCTCAAG GTTGGGGAGAGCTTGCAGGTCCTCACGCAAAGTCAGAGAGCTCTTGGGGGGAGCATGCACCCTCCCCTGTCAGTGTGGATAATGGCACGTCTGCTTGGGGCAGACCTACTGGGAACTCTGGAGGCTGGGGAGAGGGCAACTCGGACAACTTCACCAGGAGCAACCCAACAATGACATCTGCATCTTGCAAACCTG CCCCTAAACCTATGCAAGATGgatggggaggaggaggaggggaagaGCTTAGTCTGTCAGGTGGTCAGTGGGATGCAGAGGAGGGAGACATGTGGGACAGCACCGCCTCCCAAGAGAGCAATTCTTCTTGTAACTCTTGGGGCAACGTGTCCAAAAAAGCTCCATCGAAG CCAAAAGTCCCAGGAAAACAGGAAGAGGCATGGATTATGAACCGACTCATCAAACAGCTGACAGATATGGGCTTTTCT AGGGATCCAGCAGAGGAGGCTTTGAAGAGCAACAACATGAACTTGGATCAGGCCATGAGCGCCCTGCTGGAGAAGAAGACTGAGCTGGACAAGCGTGGCCTGGGCTTAGGTGGGCCAGACTACAATAACGGCCTCATGAGCAAGCCCATGAGCTGCCCTCGGCCTCCACTTCTTTCTAAAGACCCCTCTGCAGACCCCCGTGTTCCTTTCATGGATAAG ATGCAAAGTGGAGTATTTGGCAGTGGTGGAGCAACACAAGCCCGGGCCATGCCGCAGCCGCATCCACCTCCTCAGCCACCAGTGCCGCCTCTCAGCTCCTCTCAGCCTAGTCTCCGTGCTCAAGTGCCTCCGTTTCTCTCCcctcag GTTCAAGCACAGCTCTTACAGTTTGCAGCAAAAAACATAGGTCTGAATCCTGCACTTTTAACGTCACCTATAAACCCTCACCACATGACCCTTCTCAATCAACTTTACCAGCTGCAACTG GCCTACCAGCGTTTACAAATTCAACAGCAGATGTTGCAGGCACAGCGCAATGTTTCTGGCCCCATCCGACAACAAGAGCAGCAA GTTGCACGAACAATCAGTAACATGCAGCAACAGATCCAACAGCACCAGCGTCAGCTGGCACAAGCGCTGCTGATgaaacaacagcaacagcagccgCCTCCTTCCCATCCGGGCCTGCACCCCGGAGGAGCCAAATCCCTCCTGGATCCGTTTCCTGGTCATTCCCAGACTCCAGGCCTCCCTGACCTGCAGACCAAAGAGCCACAGTCCTCTCCCAACGCGTACAGCCCCTACGCTCTCT CTGGATTGAATCCAAACATGAATGTAAATGTGGACATGGGAAGTCTGTCTTTAAAGGAACCCCCACAACCACAGTCACGCCTGTCTCAATGGACGCATCCCAACTCCATGGAAAGTCTCTCTGGAAACTCCTCTCCTCTAGAGCCAAACTTGGGAAAACACG GTGCCGGTCTGGGCGCCCCTGGGAAGCCCCCCCAACTGGATGACTCGTACAGCCCCTACAACCTGATCCCCAGCTCTGAGTCTCCCACCAGCCCCCTCGTCCCCCCAGACAGCTGGGGACAGGCCAAGAGCAGCAACGACAAGATGGCCAACGGGACAAATATCAATTGGCCGCCTG AGTTTTGCCCTGGTGTACCCTGGAAGGGCCTCCAGAATATCGACCCCGAGACCGACCCGAATGTGACTCCGGGCAGCGTTCCGAGCGGACCCACCATAAACACCAACATCCAGGATGTGAACCGCTACCTGCTCCGCGACAGAAGTGGAG GTAAACTCTCAGAGATGAAATCTACCTGGTCTCCAGGCCCCATTTCCCACAGCCAGCCGTCTCTGTCCCACGAGCTGTGGAAGGTCCCCCAAGGCCCCCGAAGCGGCACCGCAGCCCCTTCCCGGCCCCCGCCTGGCCTCACGAACACAAAGCCTTCTTCTACCTGGGGGGGGAACTCTCTGGGTCTGGCTCAAGGCTGGAGCAACTCCTACACTGCAG CAGGCACCACGTGGAGCACGGACAGCTCCACCAGGGCCAGCAGCTGGCTGGTTCTGAGGAACCTCACTCCACAG ATCGATGGTTCGACCCTGCGGACACTGTGCATGCAGCACGGGCCCCTCATCACATTCCACCTCAACCTCACACAGGGAAACGCTGTGGTCCGCTACAGCTCCAAGGATGAATCAGCAAAGGCTCAGAAGTCCTTGCACAT GTGTGTGCTCGGGAACACCACCATCCTCGCAGAGTTTGCtggggaggaggaggtgaaCCGCTTCTTTGCACAAGGCCAGTCACTTGGCGGAACGACCAGCTGGCAGGCATCTCCAGGAACCAATCAGAGCAGGATGGGTGGGGCCGGGGCCCACCATCCCATTGGTCAGTCCCCCCACtggaacagcaacagcaacggctccagcagcagcagcagtagcagcagcctCGCAGCAGGTGCAACTAAATCCAGCGGAGAGTTGCTTTGGGGCGGAGTTCAGCAGTATTCCAGCCTGTGGGGACCCCCCAGCGGAGAGGAAGGCCGAGTCATGGGGAGCCCCACTCCAATCAACACACTGCTTCCTGGTGACCTGCTGAGCGGAGAATCCATGTAG